The following is a genomic window from Hymenobacter gelipurpurascens.
GCCGTGCTGGCCGCAGCCATGCACCAGGAGTTTCCAGATCAGCACCACTTGTTTATTTTGCACGACCGCGACGAGGCCGCCTACTTCCTGGCCGACTTGCAGCACCTGGTGCCGGATGAGGAGCCGCTGCTCTTCCCGAGTTCCTACAAGCGCCCCTACTCCTTCGACGAGACGGAAAACGCCAACGTACTGATGCGGGCGGAGGTGCTGAACAAACTCAACTCACACCGAGGCCCCAAAACCACCGCCGAGCAAGCCGCCGACGATGCCGAGGACGCTACGCCGGAAGCAGAAGGCCAGCCTAAAGGCAAGAAGCGCGTGAAGGCTACGGCTAAGGAAACTGCCGGCGCCCTCATCGTGACCTACCCCGAGGCGCTGTTTGAGAAGGTAATCAACAAGAAAAGCCTAGTGGCCAACACCTTCCTGGTGAAGGTGGGCGACAAGCTGGATGTGAACTTCGTTAGTGATATGCTGGCGGAGTACGACTTCGAGCGGACTGACTTCGTGTATGAGGCGGGGCAGTTTGCGGTGCGCGGCGGTATTGTGGACATCTTCAGCTACGCCAACGAGCTGCCCTACCGCATCGAGCTGTTCGGGGATGAGGTGGAAACCATCCGGACGTTTGACCCCGAGAGCCAGTTGTCGGTGGAGAAGCGCCAGCAGGTGAGCATTATCCCGAACGTGCAAACCAAGCTGCTGCAGGAAACCCGTGAGGCGTTCCTGGACTTCATCCCAAAGAACACGGCCATTTGGGCCAAGGACCTGCGCCAAGCGCTGGATGTGGTGGAGGAATCGTTCGACCGGGCCGAGGCGGGCTTCAAGGAGATGCTGGAAGTGGCTGGCGGCACGCAGGTGGTCAGCAAGCCCGAAGATTTATTTGAGACCAACAAGAGCTTTAAGAAGCTGCTGGAAGGCTTTGCGGTGGTGGAGTTTGGCAAGCGTTTCTACTACAAGACTGGCGAAGATTTCCAGTTTAACAGCAAGCCCCAGCCTAGCTTCAACAAGGACTTCAACCGCTTGGTGAAGAATCTGCACGACAACCAGCAGAAGGGCTATACCAATATCATTGCCGCCGAACAGGTGCGCCAGGCCGACCGCCTCCGCACCATTTTCGATGAGCTGGACAACAACGTGCAGTTTCAGCACATGCTGATAGGCCTACGCGAAGGCTTCATTGATGAGACCCTGAAGCTGCTGGTGTACACCGACCACCAGCTGTTCGAGCGCTTCTATCGGGCCCAGGAAACGCGCAAGTTCTCCAAGAAAAAGGCCCTGACCCTGAAGGAGCTGCGCACCCTAGTGCCCGGCGACTACGTGGTGCACCAGGACTACGGCATTGCGCGGTTTGCGGGCCTCACGCAGGTAGAAATCAACGATAGGCTGCAGGAGGCCATCCGGCTGGTGTACCGCGACGACGATGTGCTAACGGTGAGCATTCACGCCCTGCACAAGATTGCCAAATACTCGGGGGCCGAGGGCAACCCGCCCACCATGAGCAAGCTGGGCTCGCCGGAGTGGGAGAACAAGAAGAAGTCGGTTAAGAAGAAGGTGAAGGACATTGCGGCCGAGCTGATTCGGCTGTACGCCAAGCGCAAAACCGCGCCCGGCCACGCCTTCGCCCACGACTCGTTTATGCAGGCCGAGCTGGAATCCTCGTTCATTTATGAGGATACGCCCGACCAGGCCAAGGCCACCGAGGACGTGAAGCGCGACATGGAGGTGCCCCACCCCATGGACCGCCTCGTGTGCGGCGACGTGGGCTTCGGCAAGACGGAAGTAGCCATTCGGGCGGCGTTTAAGGCCGTGGCCGATGGCAAGCAGGTAGCCATTCTGGTGCCTACCACCATTCTGGCCATGCAACACTACAAAACATTCCGGGAGCGGCTGAGCAACCTGCCCGTGACGGTGGAGTACGTGAACCGCTTCAAGAGCACCAAGCAAATCAAGGAAACCCTGGGCCGCGTGGCGGAGGGCAAAACCGACATCCTCATTGGCACACACCGCCTCACTAATAAGGACGTCAAGTTCAAGGACCTAGGCCTATTGGTGATTGACGAGGAGCAGAAGTTCGGGGTGAAAACCAAGGACAAGCTCAAGGAAATCAAGGTGAACGTAGATACGCTCACCCTCTCAGCTACGCCCATTCCGCGCACCCTGCACTTCTCGCTGATGGGTGCCCGCGACCTGAGCGTAATTGCCACGCCCCCACCCAACCGCCAGCCGGTGCAAACCGAGCTGCACGTGTTTGATGAGCTGCTGGTGCGCGACGCCATATCGCGCGAGCTGAAGCGCGGCGGGCAGGTGTTCTTTGTGCACAACCGCGTGAAGGACATTGAGGAGCAGGCCAACATGATTCTGCGCCTGG
Proteins encoded in this region:
- the mfd gene encoding transcription-repair coupling factor encodes the protein MKVTDLLKLYTLDPTGMTVGARLNPATRHSLKPADKAEPPVRLHLKGLVGSQDAVLAAAMHQEFPDQHHLFILHDRDEAAYFLADLQHLVPDEEPLLFPSSYKRPYSFDETENANVLMRAEVLNKLNSHRGPKTTAEQAADDAEDATPEAEGQPKGKKRVKATAKETAGALIVTYPEALFEKVINKKSLVANTFLVKVGDKLDVNFVSDMLAEYDFERTDFVYEAGQFAVRGGIVDIFSYANELPYRIELFGDEVETIRTFDPESQLSVEKRQQVSIIPNVQTKLLQETREAFLDFIPKNTAIWAKDLRQALDVVEESFDRAEAGFKEMLEVAGGTQVVSKPEDLFETNKSFKKLLEGFAVVEFGKRFYYKTGEDFQFNSKPQPSFNKDFNRLVKNLHDNQQKGYTNIIAAEQVRQADRLRTIFDELDNNVQFQHMLIGLREGFIDETLKLLVYTDHQLFERFYRAQETRKFSKKKALTLKELRTLVPGDYVVHQDYGIARFAGLTQVEINDRLQEAIRLVYRDDDVLTVSIHALHKIAKYSGAEGNPPTMSKLGSPEWENKKKSVKKKVKDIAAELIRLYAKRKTAPGHAFAHDSFMQAELESSFIYEDTPDQAKATEDVKRDMEVPHPMDRLVCGDVGFGKTEVAIRAAFKAVADGKQVAILVPTTILAMQHYKTFRERLSNLPVTVEYVNRFKSTKQIKETLGRVAEGKTDILIGTHRLTNKDVKFKDLGLLVIDEEQKFGVKTKDKLKEIKVNVDTLTLSATPIPRTLHFSLMGARDLSVIATPPPNRQPVQTELHVFDELLVRDAISRELKRGGQVFFVHNRVKDIEEQANMILRLVPDARVTYVHGQMDGDLLEKRMMKFVDGDYDVLVATTLIESGLDIANANTILINRAHMHGLSDLHQMRGRVGRSNKKAYCYLLTPPVAGLPSDARKRLSTLEEFSDLGAGFNVAMRDLDIRGAGNLLGGEQSGFINDLGFETYHQILDEAVTELKETEFRDLFLGDTTQRLQEVAGAAGPKECNIETDLQVLIPDRYVASVSERLQLYSKLDRAKNAEELRKVLNGMTDRFGPLPAEVEQLADIVRLRWQACHAGFEKLTLKKNLLKGFIPATNNERYFQSNTFGNILSYVQTHPRSASMKERKEQLIISIEDVKNVQAAQRILNELGSEEKVGV